One part of the Malus sylvestris chromosome 2, drMalSylv7.2, whole genome shotgun sequence genome encodes these proteins:
- the LOC126586107 gene encoding triacylglycerol lipase OBL1-like: MASCNKSFSCDYMLLDPSDVGFFDLLHILFSSSLKRRRFVHSSMDTEDDRDRRWLIFLSIVVQKLLLFVATPMAMIGRGIEICLNLFSSTQNLVGLFKNLLRGEDIVPKKDSRTFLSFIGNLDKRVELDKSIKHGDVRYNAALSMMASKISYENKFYIETTVQDHWKMEFIGSYDFRNDYQGKSTTQACILRDRNADHDIIVVAFRGTEPFDADAWCTDFDISWYQLEGVGKIHGGFMKALGLQRDVGWPEPENIKQVDAGPGGLAYNAIRDMLKKLLLENERAKFIVTGHSLGGALAILFPAVLTFHKGNDSKLLLERLEGVYTFGQPRVGDKVFGEYMEKKMIQHKINYFRFVYGNDLVPRLPYDDKALMFKHFGNCIYSNREYELQVLPEEPNKNYFSPEKVIPMVANAFGELKRSFTIPYMKGPDYKEGRFLKMVRLMGLVIPGAAAHCPQDYVNATRLGSSDVFLQLKHFM; this comes from the exons ATGGCTTCTTGTAACAAGAGTTTCTCTTGCGACTACATGCTGTTGGATCCCAGCGATGTGGGATTTTTTGATCTACTTCACATCTTGTTTTCCAGTAGCTTGAAGAGGAGGAGGTTTGTCCACTCTTCTATGGATACCGAGGACGACCGTGACCGGAGGTGGCTCATATTTCTCTCCATTGTGGTTCAAAAGTTGCTTCTGTTTGTAGCAACGCCAATGGCGATGATTGGCAGGGGGATCGAGATCTGCTTGAACCTTTTCTCAAGTACTCAAAACTTGGTCGGACTGTTCAAAAATTTGCTGCGAG GTGAGGATATAGTACCAAAGAAAGACTCAAGAACGTTCTTGTCGTTCATTGGAAATTTGGACAAACGAGTGGAGCTGGACAAAAGCATCAAACATGGAGATGTCAGGTATAATGCAGCACTCAGTATGATGGCTTCTAAAATATCGTACGAGAACAAATTCTACATCGAAACTACAGTCCAAGATCACTGGAAG ATGGAGTTCATCGGCTCTTACGACTTCCGGAATG ATTATCAAGGAAAATCCACAACCCAAGCCTGTATTCTACGTGACAGAAATGCGGACCATGACATTATTGTTGTGGCCTTTAGAGGCACTGAACCCTTTGATGCGGATGCCTGGTGCACTGACTTTGACATCTCCTGGTATCAACTTGAAGGGGTTGGAAAGATCCATGGAGGTTTCATGAAAGCTCTAGGTTTACAGAGAGATGTTGGTTGGCCGGAGCCAGAGAATATCAAACAAGTCGATGCCGGCCCAGGGGGCTTAGCTTACAATGCCATCAGGGACATGCTGAAAAAGCTTCTGCTTGAAAATGAGAGAGCAAAATTTATAGTAACTGGGCACAGTTTAGGTGGTGCACTAGCAATTCTCTTTCCAGCAGTTCTAACATTTCACAAGGGAAATGATTCAAAACTCTTGTTGGAGAGGTTGGAGGGAGTTTATACATTCGGGCAACCTAGGGTTGGTGATAAGGTTTTTGGGGAGTacatggaaaagaaaatgatacagcacaaaattaattattttaggtTTGTTTATGGGAATGACCTGGTGCCTAGGTTGCCTTATGATGACAAGGCCCTAATGTTCAAGCACTTTGGGAATTGCATCTACAGTAATAGGGAATATGAATTGCAG GTTCTGCCGGAAGAGCCAAACAAGAATTACTTCTCCCCAGAGAAGGTAATACCGATGGTGGCCAATGCTTTTGGTGAGCTGAAAAGAAGTTTCACCATTCCGTATATGAAGGGACCAGACTACAAAGAAGGGCGATTCCTCAAAATGGTTAGGCTAATGGGTTTGGTAATACCAGGAGCAGCAGCCCATTGTCCCCAAGATTATGTAAACGCCACCAGATTGGGATCCTCAGATGTGTTCTTACAGCTCAAGCATTTCATGTGA